The genomic stretch TCTGCCTGGACGATTTCGCCGACGAGGACATTCTGAGGCTGCTGACCTGCGCGCACGGGTTCCACGCAAACTGCATAGACCTGTGGCTTTCACGCAGCGTGAACTGCCCACTGTGCATGAAGACcctaatttaatattatgcTTAAGAACATgtttattgtgtatatatggGTATTGAGAGTAGGAAAATGTGGGATAGCGAGAGTATTTTGAGTTTGTGTAATCAATAGTGTGGTATACGGAGAGGTTGGAGTTAGTAAGGTAGACTGTGGAAGACAAAGGGTATACAAAAAAGAGTAACAATgagtaatttttaataaaaatggctaaaaataaataaacgtgGTAAAGTAAACATATTTGTGActgaagaataaaaattgcGTGAATAATGAATGAAGGTgtaatgaaaaaaaattagtagGGCCACAccttacacattagttaatatttacaatgaAATACCCTGATGAAAATGACCATTTGTTACAAGATCACTCACATGGGAGTAGAAATggtaaaaaaacaaataacagTTGGAGTACTTATCAGAATTACGAACTAAACAGGTTTAAATCGGGAGGCCAAAAACCATCGGAACCACCTGGCCAGGAATCCAACGAGTACACGAGCAAGGACACCACGTTCGAAAACTATCAGTACGGAGCTGAAATTAACTCCcagaatatatatactaacCAGAGGCCCACCGGCCTTGAGGTGGACTTGATGAGCAACAAATTCAACAAACTCTGCGTAGAGCTGTACAACTCAGACTACACAACAGAACTCTACTTTTACCTGCTCCTGGCAAACATAGTTATTCTAATAGATACAATGTTTTTTGACAAATTCATTTGTATATTCCTTGAGTTCGCAGTAATTGTGTTTTTCTTCATGGAGGTGTACTCAAACTATCTGCTCCACGTAagttttatttcttttaaCAGCAGCTATTGGTTAAATGGGCAATTTATCCTCAGTTGTGAATATAGTTAGTTGCCTTTGTTACACATAGTATGAATGATCACCTAACAGGGCTCGAAGTACTATAAGTCTATTGAGGGACTGGTAGACACGACTATGCTTTCGTGCTGTATACTGTATATAACGAGCGGTGGGTACCTTAGGTACCATTACGGCGACGTGGCGAGGCCTAGATCAGCCGAGTATTTTGAGGTTTTTCTAATCCTTGTAAGGCTCGTTGTGCAGTTTTATAGGCTGATCCGCTACTTCTTCAGACACCGGAAGGCCAAGGTAATACTTATATCACaaatattttgaatattCGACCGGCAGCTGCCCTGCCAATTACTCACTTGATAATTACGAAATTGATGAATTATTTTAGAAACTGTTCGGCGAATATATTGCGCTGCCTGTGGTAAACACTGTATAGtagatttatttaatgcCCAGAAAGGGGTTTGTAATATAGGTGTAATATAAGTTgcacattttttacatcATGGGTTTctagtttaataaatgattaCCTCTGAAAGTAGCATGTTGGTGctttcaaatatataaaaagagATAATAAATGGCCTTTGATAgacaaaaaaatacatatggAATCTCCACACCCCCTATGGCCAATTAACGCACCATATGTTTGGAACTTTATGAGTTAAATGAACCAAAAAACTGTTAAAATATGGCTGAAATTAAAGAATACAgggatttaaaaatgagcattaaatttatataaagaGGGCGCGCACGGATTTGAACCATGGACCCGTTGATCTGCAGTCAACTGCTCTACCACTGAGCTACACGCCCTTGACAGAAGCTTAGAATTTAGCTTtatataaagataaaatcaTCATCTTTATATTCATGATTATATCAAAGGCATTTACAATGAATTATTAGTatattttgtgtatatacttaATCACAACTGTCTACAGTCTACTAGGGGCTGTATAGGGTATAAGGGTACTGGAAGGCTGATTGGTGGGTAGcacacatttttttcaactaacagaaaatatacattaatacacacaataGGGTCAATAATAAAGCATAATCACTGTTGCTAAGTTTAGTATATGAATCAATGAGTATCAGTATTTGAATCAACATCAAAATCGTTTAATAGTCACAGTTTGACTAATAATTACTTAAAATGACGGATTCTACCAGTGATAATAATCAGGATATTGATATAATAGAGTTTATccaattattaaataaatcgGTAAGGAATAAAAGGATTTCTGAACTCGACCTTCCGAACTTAAATGATTTAACTGAACCAGTTAGTGATGGAgaaacatacacactacGACTATGTCgacttttaaataaagttgAACTATTAACAGTAAACCACGATCcagaaaattataaaaactgTCGATTTGGCAATACTGCATTTTCAACGTGGCTGGAGGAGGTGACCCAGGTAAAAATTGAACCAATGCCattacatatttacatgaataaatataccaGAAAAGAATGTTGCTGGTGGTTTTTAAGATTCTGACGATTGAATGTAGGTGTGCGACCGGTTATTTTTGGAATGTAAGATAGAAATACAGTCAgaaatttatgaaaacgCTAAGAAACGCTTCTTAAACTCATTTGGTAATAAAACGAGAATAGATTACGGAACAGGTGAgctaaataaatatagttaGTTAGTTAACCAGccttaaataaataggttAACTGTGAAGTAGGACATGAACTtgaatttgtatattttttaaaggACCTGTATACGTGTAAATTGGTATCTGAAAATGAACTGGAGTCAATAGTATTAGTTCTGCTCAACAGGTAAGTAGTAATCAGCTAACTAATAATTGGGTAACACTGGTAACAATAGctttaacaaaaaaaaaCAGATACTTTGAACTCGTAAGGCGTGTGTCGGAGAGGTACACACTAGAACCTGCAGGAAGTAAGGGAGCCTGGGGAGTGGACGACTACCAGTTCCTCCCGTTTATATTTGGATCATCGCAGCTGGTATCAAGTACGATTGAGCCATCAGAAGTAAGTTTTAGACCAGAAACTGCTAACAATTGTTTGATTCATAGTGATATCGGTAGATACTGTGATGGTGCCATTAGTGTTGTCGGTTTATTATTCACAATTATATGAGCTAACAAATTGTGTGTAGTGTCTGGACATAGGCTTTGTGaccaaatacaaaaatgattatttgtttatgaGAGCTAtggaatataaaataaaggtaaTAGGGAATAATATGGGCGTATATAGGTAGTAGAGGGGTAGTTATGAAAAAGTTAAGGATAGGTAGCCATTTTGTCAGTAATCCGAGTTGTTTACAAGCACTAATTTCAAAATAGATGATCAAGGGAGTGCCAATTGAAATAGGAAGTCCAATGATATGTAACATATTAACGTCCTGTACGtgggaaaaaataaacagtgGCCTCTTCCAACTGTACATCAATGATGTACAAAGGTTAACGGCGAAGAAGATAGTTGGCCGGTAGcatagtaaaaataatttgtaaaatagtgtaTATTCAGAagtaatatatgtaaaaatagtaataatGGAGTGATAATGTTGTGATTTAGTAATACGAATAATGATTAGTGTCAAGATGTGTGATTAGTGTGTGgtgttattattaaaaaaaatagtacTAAATTAGAGAAttcagaaaaaaataaagatgaATATATGATTATAGAGTAGAAAGTAAGTAGGTTGAAAGTAATTTAGATAGTTGAGTAGTGTAGAAAAGTAAAACAGTGTAGAAGGATAGCATATTACATAGATGGGATGATTATAAGTATATGACAAGTAGAAATTAGGTTGAATGGATTTATAAACTGATGGCCTTATAGGAAAAATGAAGTTCACCCTTGGCGTCTGCGCCATGGAATCCAAAGTAGAAAGCTCTCCAATGAAATCAATATTGAAACATTTGGAAGATTCTGGagattttataataatcattTTCCCAGAAGAGGTATGTGAAGAAGTAAATTCATTGAGTTGAtagttaatatatgttaatagGTATTTATAGAGTGAAGATAGAGAGTAGATGACCTGTTACTGAGTAAATAACTGTATATTATAGATGATTTTGAATGAACCAATAACGAAATGGCCGGTAGTTGAATGCCTAATATCATTTTACTCAGTTAAATTTCCACAAGAAAAGGTAAgtggaaataaatattggtagaatgtgtaaaataaaagctaagaatagagtaaatataatgttataataacaataataacgtGTAGGCCATTGAGTATGTAAAATTGGTTAAGCCAATAATATTGAATGATTTGGAGAAGCAAAGAATACTTAGATCGAGAATAAACGTATACAGAGAACTGCAGGTAAAGTAGAGTAGATTTgagtaaatatgttaagttaaaaaattcatgTGGTAGATGACAGAAGTTAATGCAAGAAACGTTTTAGGCGTGCAGAATACCACACCCGAACTACCTGTTGGTGGACCACGAGATGGTGAAGAAGGGGCTGCACACATTCGAAGAGCACTACGACTACATCGTGTACAATAACGTGAGGCTGAATAAGCCGTTCATAGAAAAACCGATAGACTCGGACGACCACAATAACTGGATATATTACCCGAGTAACACAGGAGGAGGCTGCAAAAAGCTCTTTCGAAAAATACACGACAGAAGCAGCAAGTACTGCCCAGAAATACACAACGTCAGAAGAAACGGAACGTACATATACGAGGAGTTCATGTTGACATTCGGAACGGACATCAAGGTCTACGCAGTGGGATCGATGTTCGCACACGCAGAGGCGAGGAAGTCGCCGACGCTGGACGGGAAGGTGAAGAGGTACTCGGACGGAAAGGAGTACAGGTACCCAGTGATACTGACGAGCGAAGAGAAGACAATAGCCTACAGAATAGTGGACCACTTCAAGCAAACAGTGTGCGGATTCGACATCCTGCGCACGTTCGACGGGCCGTACGTCTGTGACGTAAACGGATGGTCGTTCGTTAAGAGGAACAAAAAGTATCACATAGACTGCTCGCAGATCATAAGAGCAATATTTCTGCTAAAGCTGCAGTCGAAATATAACATACTGATAGACGGGGTGCTACAAAATAAACCGACGGGGTACAAGCCCGTAGGAGCAGAGTCAGGATTACTGTCAGAAGGAGCGATAgaaacaaatacatatgAAAAACTGGAGGCAAGTGAAGCATCGGACGGGGCAGTAGACGAGTCAGGCGCCAAGGGACCCGGAAGAATGCAAAGTAGACCGAGAGACCAGGAAAAGtcgattaaaaataagtcGCACGAGGAGCTGTGCAGCGTAATCGTGGTCATGAGGCACGCAGACAGGAGGCCAAAGAACAAGTTGAAGTTCTTCACACAGCAGAAGGAGATACTAAACTATTTTAAGGGAAATGAGTCGGAAGTTAAGCTTAAGTCGACAGAGGAGCTGATAAAGCTGAATCAACTCAACGACCAGATAATAGAAGAGTTGGAGGAGCGTCTGGCGCAAATGAACGCAAGGGGAGCGAGCATGGAGTCGACCTCAGCAGTGGGAGAGTACGGGAGGTTCGGAGACAAGGGAGCGAACAGAGCAGCCACGACGTGCGTAGCAGCACTCAACAGAGCGAACAGTAACGCAGCAGGCCTGaacgagctgctggtggagtTGAACTACCACAAGGAGTTCCAGAGGATGCTCAGAAAGGGCTACGAGTTCTCAGGAATTAACAGAAAGGTGCAGTTAAAAGCAGTGTATAAGCCGAAGTCGGTGATGGACATGGACAAGTCAGGCACCAGGGAAGGAACAGAAAGCGCGAGCGGTGAAGGAATTTTCGTTGGCACCACGAAAGTAGGAGGAAGCACAGGGAGAGAGACCCCAGTGAGGCAGTTAGAAAAGGTGTTGGTGGTAGCAAAATGGGGAGGAGACCTGACGGACGTGGGAAAGTCGCAGGCGGAGGACCTGGGAAGAAGGCTGCGACAAACGCTGTACCCGGCGGACAGCAGCGCTCTCATAAGGCTGCACAGCACGTACCGCCACgactttaaaatattcagcAGCGACGAAGGAAGGTGCCAGATAACGGGAGCAGCCTTTACGAAGGGAATACTGGACCTGGAGGGAGAGCTCACGCCGATTCTGGTGGCAATGACGATCAGGAACAAGAAGGCCTaccagctgctgaacgagACTGTGGTGGTGGAGGAAAGGTCGAAGTGCAGATACAAGCTCGACGAGCTGATCACGCACCACGGCACGCCGGAGTACGACGAGATCCTGCAGGAGTTGTCTGAGAATGAGCGCTACTACTACAGCAAGGCGCTGGAGGACGCAGATTTTAGCCAGGACGACCTCGTGAACCTGTCAAACCTGATAAGGTACTACATCAACACGATTCACAGGGAGGAGACGATGTGGAGTTCACTGTACTCGGTGGACGACTACGCATTCCACATAGTGAATAAGCTGAGCTCGCTGCAGACGCGCTGGacgcagctgctgctgaagttcCACAGGCCATCGTTCGGAGGATTCGGCAGAGTTAAGAGCGGGGGCTTCTACAAGTCGCACCGGGGCCTGAACAGGGTCAACAGCAGTCTGCTGGAGCGAATATACGGGGACATCAGCGGGCTTGAGTTGGACAGTCTGTACGGAGCCAACACGCTGGATCCCAGCTGCGCCAAAAACATTGCCGCGAGCACGAGGGACGATAGAGGTGCGGACGCAGGACGTGGCGTGAGTAGGGTTTCTAGAACGCGCCATGGCACTGATGCTGGCATTAGGGGAGTAGCAGGAGACAATGGTGCCACCAAAACACAACGTGCGGGTCATGCCACTATAGAACTCAGGGGTAACGGTAGTAATAGAAATGACAACCCAGCAAATGGTGGTACTAGGGATGGTACTGCTGAAAATATGAAAGAGGCTTCATTTCAAAGTGGCACTAATTATTCCACCGGTATTCATGGAGGTAACAAGGAGCATGGCACTGTAGGTAATAACACAGGGGGCATGAGAACGGCAGGTGGCAGGGGGAGGACGCTGTCTAGAGACGAAGAAATGCACAGCAGCGACTACTGTCCAGAGGAGCGCTACGACTACACGAAGCTGAGCGACATAGTGGACAACATAAGGTACGACCTGATACACCTGCACCACCTGCTGGGACAGGCGCTGGAAATAGCCTTTGAAATATACAGAATAGTGGAGAGACTGAGCTCAGTGATATCGCCTTGCGAGTACGGAGTGACGCCCATGGAAAAGCTGCAAATAGGAGCGAAGATAGCAtggaacctgctgaagaagatacaACACGACGTTTCACACCAGAGAGTGAGAATGAGCCCGTACACGGATcaggagaagctgctgacgagTTCAAACGCAAGCACAACGCACGATAGAAGTTCAGAGTCGACTCAGAACAATGTGAACGTAACCAAGGGCAGTTCACCAAAAACAGTGACAGGGGAAGGCGGGCAAAGAACAGTGACAAGGGAAAGCGGAGTGCGAGATTCTCCTAAAAAGGTTGCCAGTAGTAAGGCCACCGAGTACTCGAGTAACGCAATTTCAGGTACCACGCACGTTGATAGTACAAGCAGGCACGCTGTAAGTGGTGGCAACGGGCAATACGACAGTGGTGCCCAGGACACGAAGAATTTGAACGTGAGCAGTAGTCTGGAGCACCTGGAGTACGACATCGACTTCATGGTCAACAACGACACGAGTGCCTCATCAATAGCAGTGAACAGCCTGGCAAGTTCAGGAACGTACCTGGACTCGAGTAAGATATTCGAAACTGGAAAGTGCTTCATCGGAGGAGTGAGGCCGACAGAGATGTACCTGTTCAACTCGAGCACGAGGACGGAGATACTTTGGTATAATATGCGCATTGCAAAATCAGTCGGTGAATCTGAAGGGTCTGAGACGAGGAGCTATCAATCAGAAAGGTCAGCTTTCGAAGGATTGGGAGTCGGCACTGACGGAACGGACAGCGTATCCAGTCTCGCCACCGATGACGGTAGTGGCATTGGCGTCGACGGAGCCACAGGCACTAAAAGTAAAGGCGATAGCAGGGGTAAAGGGAAAGCATACAGTTCGAACAGCAGCGATAGCGGCAAGGATGAGTCGGTAATTCTTAACTCGTACAGCCTGTGGTCGCACTTGAGTCCAAGCAACAGCATGGAGAACATCACGGACAAGTCAGTAGACGTTTCTAAAACAACGGAAATGGACAGTAGTACAGTGGTCGGAGCTGACGAAGCGGCGACGAGTAGCTCGGGAAGCACTAAATGGGCTAGCAGAGAGGATACAAGTAAAGCAGTGCCAGTTATGACTGGGCCCAAAAGATCGGCTGCGTACAACATACTAACGGCAACGGGGACTATCAGAGGGAAGAATGACGGGGCGGGGAACATGGGAAGCGTAAATCTGACTGATTTGAACCAGGGCTGGGGCTGGGACGAAAAAATATTCGACGAACTGGTGAGACTGGGCACGGACGACGACCTGGGGATCAGGTCGCAGCAGAGAGTGGTGAGGTCGAGGTACTACGTGACCTCGGCCTCGCACATGTTCAGCGtcttcaacttcttcaaGTACGCGCACCTGCTCGACGACTCCTTCGACACGAACCTGAAGCACATAGAAAGCATCAACGACCTGCACTACCTCTCGCACATAGTGCTCAGGGTCTGGCGCAGCAGGAGCTCCGAGGGCTTCTTCAACAGACTGGAGATCCTGGTGAGCTCGGGAGCGAAGGACGGCTTCGGCCAGAACCTGAGTCTGCTGGAGCAGAGCGCGAAGAACCAGAAAAACAAGTACAAGCGCCACATACAGCGGTACAAGCTGAGGACGCTGCAGTCGTCGAACTGCAGTTACTGCCCAATCACGTTAAACAGGAGTGGCTCGGGCAGGCATGTTGACACTGAAACTGTTGGTAGGTCTAACGACGCCATAGGTGCTTTTACGGGCACTGGCACCATGGCAACTGGTAACGATACGGGAACGTTTACCACTGGCAGCACAGCCGCTAACAATACGGCCACCGCTGCTACTGCGGCAAATAGGGACGCTGATATTCCGACTAAACTGAGTAACCTGACGCTAAGCAGATCAGGCAGTGACATAGTGGACAAGTATAACCTGATGGTTACCAACCCGGCAAACAAGAAATTTAAGTGCTTCAAGTGCTTTTTGGAGCAGTACAAACTGTCGGAAGCGAGCGCCGTCAGCAGTCCGATAAAGGCGTCGGCAGGCAAGAGAACGCAAAAGAAAGACCACGCGAGCTCGAATGCATCGTTTAACCACAACACGCCCAAAACAAACGACAGCGGCACGAGTCTCCTGGACAACCTCGCGGATGCACTCAGTTGCACGAGTAACCTTGACACTGCAGGAAGTTGCGCAAGTGGAGTGGACAACAGGGAGGACGACGGTGCCTCGAACAAGACCGTGCCGCCGTACTGCGAGTTGAACAACCTGGTGCTAATGAACAGGAACTTCGGCCTCGACCGCCTCAACAACCTGATTCAGAGGACGTACGAGGAGATCATTTCGAAGGGCTGatttatgtacaatagTCAACACactttatgtgtatatattcgTTTGTAAAATACGTGAAATGAACACTCACGAACGGGCGTTAACTCCCTTTGTATTTAAAGTATTCATTGATTTTAAGGTGTTATGGCCAATGGActaatgtattatatttacacacacatacacggTCATATTAACAGTAGTTTAACGTAAAATAGGATTAAACACACCTAGAAGCATGTTTATGCCTTCAACTGGATTCTATGACTCATTAACCTTCAAATGTTGTTCCATTGACTTCAAGTCAGTTGATTGTTGTACTTGACTGTATTTGATCACAAAATAGCTGTcttattatacattatattaacGTACAGTACCTGATTATCACGTATATGTATCCGTATTTATCAGTACTTGTGTGTTGTGTGAACATTAGGTATACCATCGATATCAGTGGTAGTTGACGTGTGTATTCATCATTAACTGTTGactcaaatgtgtatgtgtaatatCAATTATTCATCATGAATAACGTAATCTTATTGTACCATTTATGTGTAGAATCACTGATATATCAATTGTAGATAGAATCATAACACCATATTACAAAATCAACAATTAGAGTACTGTGTAGCACGTAATAACGAGCAAACTACAATTATAACAGCAAATAATACGTATACCAGACATATTTGTACTCACATAGAACAACTCGTTTGGTGAATTGGTGCATGATGGTATCATTAAAGTATCAATATGGTCTATTTCAGCTTCGAGTCAGCTACTACAAGAAGGTTGGACTGACCCCAGCACTATGATTGGTAGGATTAGCTGTTCCAGACATAACCAAAATACTCGAAAATGAAGTTGTATTGGTTTGCTTCATACATATTGGTTTACCTGTTGACACACAGTCACTGGAATCTTGTGGTCCCAGTCAAAGCAGGTGAAGATGCTTCTAAATCTGAAGATGCTGATGCTAGTAAGACTGAAGCTGGAGAGGCTACTGAATCTCAACCAGAGAATGTAACTGAAACTAAACAACCTGATGATACTGAGTCTGAAGTATCAACTGATGTTGGATCATCAGAAGGTAGTGATACAGGTCAAGCACATACAGCCAAAGCAACAGCAACTGaatttaaactatataaGGATGACGGTAATGGCAATCCAATAGAAATGCaatatgattttaatagACAAGATTTTCTTCTTACTCAGAgatttgaatttaaaaatgatgttaAGTGCGTATTAATCAAATTTGGAGATAAAGAGGTGTGGAAAAAGGGAGGACAAGATATTAGCGAACCTAAAGTAATAATttctataaataataattatattaatgtacGAGACTTGAATAAATTTGCTAACTTTATGAGGAAAAACACTAATAATGAATGGGAATGTGTTCGCAAAAGTGGAGATAATTCAGGTAATTCTGCAAATCAATCCCAATCTGGATCAACAAATGCTAAATCAGTATCAGCTGAAGGTTCAGGAGAAGCCAGTGAACAATCTAAAGATGCAtcagctgaagctggaTCATCTCCTGATGCTGGTTCAGCAGGTGAATCTGGTACAACTCCTGATGCTGATTCGTCTGGTGGAGATGGTTCTACAGATGCTAACGAACAAGATTCATCAAGTGCACCTGCAGAATAAGAACTTATAGCCAGAAGtcatttgtaaaatatccGTAAtaattatgtaattatagtcattgtaataaatacacacgcAGGTGTGTAGATTACATTTAAACTGCTTACatgattttatatatttatacatggTCTCAAgcatataattatatataaatccaATGTTAACACATGAGAGTTGCATAAAAATTTGTAGATATATGCATATATATTTCCACAGATCAGTATATTGATTAGTGACTGAACAGTTTTTTAAGTTCTGAAGGTAATCTGTCCGATGGTATAGATTTGGCAAACCCAACCTATCggtaaattaatatataatggtTGAATAGATAAAAGGAAATAGTGgcttaaaataataactatCTAAATATGATATAAACCATTGCCGGTGAATTATTTGTGGATCTTTTATAGACTGTCAAATAATTCTCCATAAAAGCGTGGGTTCCAAGTATAAAGGCACGGCCGTAGCTTGATGGGACGTCAATTTGCATATAGGCAATCCTgcacttatttttatgcaaaaaaacatattcCCTGGGAGAGATATCTAGTTCAACACCCCCGTCGAAAACGTATTTAATTATGGGAAACTGATCCAGATCATCAGGAGATACTGGGTCTATTGAAGTAATTAACAACAGGAGTTATATCATTAACACGTCACTAATACATATATCATACAGACAATAAGCGGCAATAACTCTAATAGtatcattataaaaacCCCTCGATAttgaaaagtaaataatgaCTTACTGTGGCAGGACTTGGGCGACACAATTTTTTTGAACTCCATAAACTCATCATGTGGCATCGTGTTAAAGCTAGTTCCAGAGTCAAAAATTACATAAGATTCTTCAGTACAACATAACTTAACATCGCCGACCCATATTTCCTTCAGTTTAATCTCCCAATAGTATTCACGAACAACGGGCAACATGACAACGTCCGAATCGCAGAAACGTTTATCGACACCACCGATCATTAATCCGCTGTTCTGCACAATGTTTTAGCCATAAAATCATAATTACTGTACAATATACGaacaaacacacaaatacatGAATAAACTTGGTGCATACATTgtctgaaaaataaataccaAATGTCAAATCGGCTCCAATCTTCTTCGAATAATTATCATAAAGTGATGTGCGATGGTCAAATGCTAATCTGGGAAAGGCAAGTCCGATAATCCCTTGGAAATTTATAACCTAAAGGGCTATCAACACAATGTGAAActtgtaaaaatatttgaaagTCAACAGTAAAGCTATTCATTAGCCTAGtattgtaaaaaatacctTAAAAACGTTCTTATGTGGTTCCGATATCTCCTCGTTTACCATTCCAAAAACCTGCTTTTCCACGAGGTCGTCCCCTATTTTTACGTTATCCAGGCCCAAGGAGCCTCTAATAACACCTGTTCCAAATCTTATTCTTATATCGTCGCCCAAACTCCCAAAAGTGGAGGAAAGACTTGAGTCGAAAGACTTTACGGACTTGCAAGTATCCGACATACACTTCCTACTTACGACCCATGTGTTGGTGCTACCAGTGTCTATGATGGGATAAATAGACTGTGGTGGAGTTCCAACATCAATGGAGAGGGCATACTGAACATGCCTAAGGTGAGGGACTGCAATACACTTTTTGTCAACATGAGGTGCGATTGAATGTGTGTTGGTTGTACCTTTTATGGTATCCTCAGATGGCAcactgttattgttattggcaCTGCTGTTACCAGATTCAGTAATGAGCTTACTGTGACCAGTGGACAGGTTGAGGGTGTCCAAAATGCTACTCAGCAACTTGCTATTGCCTTTTTTAGACCGTCGATATGGGCTGTCATTTAGAGTCCCATAATCCTTATCCAATGAGGTATTTGTTACAGCATCGCTACTGTTGTCAGATTCACAGTCTGCGGTCTCTGCTTTAGCACAATACGACGAATGTGTAGGATTATGTTGCGATAAATCTTTTACTCCTAACGACCCTAGAGGGCCTTCATTACGGTATACGTAATGTATATGCCCCTTTTCTGCGTTATTCCAGTTGGTTTCGTTCAA from Theileria orientalis strain Shintoku DNA, chromosome 1, complete genome encodes the following:
- a CDS encoding phosphotyrosyl phosphatase activator protein produces the protein MTDSTSDNNQDIDIIEFIQLLNKSVRNKRISELDLPNLNDLTEPVSDGETYTLRLCRLLNKVELLTVNHDPENYKNCRFGNTAFSTWLEEVTQVCDRLFLECKIEIQSEIYENAKKRFLNSFGNKTRIDYGTGHELEFVYFLKDLYTCKLVSENELESIVLVLLNRYFELVRRVSERYTLEPAGSKGAWGVDDYQFLPFIFGSSQLVSSTIEPSECLDIGFVTKYKNDYLFMRAMEYKIKMIKGVPIEIGSPMICNILTSCTWEKINSGLFQLYINDVQRLTAKKIVGR
- a CDS encoding uncharacterized protein (histidine acid phosphatase family protein), producing the protein MKFTLGVCAMESKVESSPMKSILKHLEDSGDFIIIIFPEEMILNEPITKWPVVECLISFYSVKFPQEKAIEYVKLVKPIILNDLEKQRILRSRINVYRELQACRIPHPNYLLVDHEMVKKGLHTFEEHYDYIVYNNVRLNKPFIEKPIDSDDHNNWIYYPSNTGGGCKKLFRKIHDRSSKYCPEIHNVRRNGTYIYEEFMLTFGTDIKVYAVGSMFAHAEARKSPTLDGKVKRYSDGKEYRYPVILTSEEKTIAYRIVDHFKQTVCGFDILRTFDGPYVCDVNGWSFVKRNKKYHIDCSQIIRAIFLLKLQSKYNILIDGVLQNKPTGYKPVGAESGLLSEGAIETNTYEKLEASEASDGAVDESGAKGPGRMQSRPRDQEKSIKNKSHEELCSVIVVMRHADRRPKNKLKFFTQQKEILNYFKGNESEVKLKSTEELIKLNQLNDQIIEELEEPNRAATTCVAALNRANSNAAGLNELLVELNYHKEFQRMLRKGYEFSGINRKVQLKAVYKPKSVMDMDKSGTREGTESASGEGIFVGTTKVGGSTGRETPVRQLEKVLVVAKWGGDLTDVGKSQAEDLGRRLRQTLYPADSSALIRLHSTYRHDFKIFSSDEGRCQITGAAFTKGILDLEGELTPILVAMTIRNKKAYQLLNETVVVEERSKCRYKLDELITHHGTPEYDEILQELSENERYYYSKALEDADFSQDDLVNLSNLIRYYINTIHREETMWSSLYSVDDYAFHIVNKLSSLQTRWTQLLLKFHRPSFGGFGRVKSGGFYKSHRGLNRVNSSLLERIYGDISGLELDSLYGANTLDPSCAKNIAASTRDDRGADAGRGVSRVSRTRHGTDAGIRGVAGDNGATKTQRAGHATIELRGNGSNRNDNPANGGTRDGTAENMKEASFQSGTNYSTGIHGGNKEHGTVGNNTGGMRTAGGRGRTLSRDEEMHSSDYCPEERYDYTKLSDIVDNIRYDLIHLHHLLGQALEIAFEIYRIVERLSSVISPCEYGVTPMEKLQIGAKIAWNLLKKIQHDVSHQRVRMSPYTDQEKLLTSSNASTTHDRSSESTQNNVNVTKGSSPKTVTGEGGQRTVTRESGVRDSPKKVASSKATEYSSNAISGTTHVDSTSRHAVSGGNGQYDSGAQDTKNLNVSSSLEHLEYDIDFMVNNDTSASSIAVNSLASSGTYLDSSKIFETGKCFIGGVRPTEMYLFNSSTRTEILWYNMRIAKSVATGTKSKGDSRGKGKAYSSNSSDSGKDESVILNSYSLWSHLSPSNSMENITDKSVDVSKTTEMDSSTVVGADEAATSSSGSTKWASREDTSKAVPVMTGPKRSAAYNILTATGTIRGKNDGAGNMGSVNLTDLNQGWGWDEKIFDELVRLGTDDDLGIRSQQRVVRSRYYVTSASHMFSVFNFFKYAHLLDDSFDTNLKHIESINDLHYLSHIVLRVWRSRSSEGFFNRLEILVSSGAKDGFGQNLSLLEQSAKNQKNKYKRHIQRYKLRTLQSSNCSYCPITLNRSGSGRHVDTETVGRSNDAIGAFTGTGTMATGSDIVDKYNLMVTNPANKKFKCFKCFLEQYKLSEASAVSSPIKASAGKRTQKKDHASSNASNLDTAGSCASGVDNREDDGASNKTVPPYCELNNLVLMNRNFGLDRLNNLIQRTYEEIISKG